From Actinomycetota bacterium:
TATTATTAATATATAAAGCACAATTTAAAACTAAAAATTTTTATTAATAATTTTAATCATAAATTAAAAGGAGGAACCTTGACATTAAGAGAGATTAAATATAAATTATCCCTAAAAATAAAAACAGCCCAAAAACATTTAAACATTGAAGTAACTGGTGGATATGCATCGGATTTATTAAGTGATGTGATGGCCAATGCAAAAAAAGGAAATATCTGGGTAACCATACAATCTCACCCTAACATAGTTGCTATTGCTTCATTATTAGAACTATCTGGAGTAATAGTTACCGGAGGTAAAGAGGTTGAAAAAGAAACCCTGGACAGAGCTGAAAGAGAAGATATTACAATATTTGAGACAACCGATTCTACATTTAGTATTGTTGGAAAACTTTACAAAATGGGGGTGATGGGAGATAGATAATGATAAAGCCATATGTGGCTGATCTACATATTCACACAGTATTATCACCATGCTCTGAAATCGAGATGATTCCAGAGCTTATTATAAATGAAGCCTTAAGTAAACATATTGATATTATAGCAATAACTGACCACAATTCAGCTGAGAATGTTAAAGCAGTTATTAAAGCTGCAACTGG
This genomic window contains:
- a CDS encoding serine kinase encodes the protein MTLREIKYKLSLKIKTAQKHLNIEVTGGYASDLLSDVMANAKKGNIWVTIQSHPNIVAIASLLELSGVIVTGGKEVEKETLDRAEREDITIFETTDSTFSIVGKLYKMGVMGDR